One part of the Amycolatopsis lurida genome encodes these proteins:
- a CDS encoding alpha/beta fold hydrolase → MATFLLIHGAWHSGQVWDRVSPLLESDGHRVFAPSLTGYGDKAHLLVPEIGLHTHIDDVTGLIEHERLDDVVLVGHSYAGMVISGVANQLPERIAHLVFLDAMVPEDGETAVDVLPVTKQLVDLAMDGWRIPPMPQQPPPLGLFGVTDPHDIAWLRSMLSDQPVRCLTEPVRLDNPAARTIPRTHIHCVAGRPAGITRRPVPAGEQTRELQTGHDCMVTTPVELTQLLRDTVAGQRSLNRAAGPP, encoded by the coding sequence ATGGCCACTTTCCTGCTGATACACGGCGCCTGGCACAGTGGACAGGTCTGGGACCGGGTGTCCCCGCTGCTCGAGTCAGACGGCCACAGGGTGTTCGCGCCCTCCCTGACCGGCTACGGCGACAAGGCACATCTGCTGGTCCCCGAGATCGGCCTCCACACCCACATCGACGATGTCACCGGCCTGATCGAACACGAGCGCCTCGACGACGTCGTGCTCGTCGGGCACAGCTACGCCGGGATGGTCATATCGGGAGTCGCCAACCAGCTCCCGGAGCGGATCGCCCATCTGGTGTTCCTCGACGCGATGGTGCCCGAAGACGGCGAAACCGCGGTCGATGTCCTTCCGGTCACCAAGCAACTCGTCGACCTCGCCATGGACGGCTGGCGGATTCCGCCGATGCCGCAGCAACCGCCGCCCCTGGGCTTGTTCGGAGTCACCGATCCCCACGACATCGCCTGGCTGCGCTCGATGCTGTCGGATCAACCGGTCCGGTGTCTCACGGAACCCGTCCGGCTGGACAACCCGGCCGCGCGCACGATTCCGCGCACACACATCCACTGCGTCGCCGGACGCCCGGCAGGCATCACCCGGCGACCGGTCCCCGCGGGTGAGCAGACCAGGGAACTGCAGACCGGCCACGATTGCATGGTCACGACACCCGTCGAACTCACCCAGCTTCTGCGCGACACGGTGGCCGGGCAGCGCTCCCTCAACCGCGCAGCCGGTCCGCCGTGA
- a CDS encoding winged helix-turn-helix transcriptional regulator yields the protein MQDPCQAREVLGIVGDKWALLIVRMLKDGPHRFTELKRAIEGISQRMLTVTLRDLERDGILTRTVHSVMPPHVSYELTTMGRTLREATAPLLDWSLTHLPQIDAARAAYDNR from the coding sequence ATGCAGGACCCGTGTCAGGCCCGCGAAGTGCTCGGGATCGTCGGGGACAAGTGGGCGCTGCTGATCGTGCGCATGCTCAAGGACGGGCCGCACCGTTTCACCGAGCTCAAACGTGCCATCGAGGGCATCAGCCAGCGCATGCTCACCGTGACGTTGCGCGACCTCGAACGCGACGGGATCCTGACCCGCACGGTCCACAGCGTCATGCCGCCACACGTCAGCTACGAGCTGACGACGATGGGGCGGACCCTGCGCGAGGCCACCGCGCCGTTGCTCGACTGGAGCCTCACGCACCTGCCACAGATCGACGCCGCCCGCGCGGCATACGACAACCGCTGA
- a CDS encoding DMT family transporter: MATTETEPVQASAGKGRGLVLVCLAGVLWGTIGPAIPVVHEASDLSPLTIGGYRALFAMVVLVIAAAVMRRLRDCARLGRRHWRRVTVVGVSTAIFQLFFFVAVLWTGVSITTVVCLGFAPVLLLITGSVRRRRRPSAGQFLTVAVAVAGLLLVSVLGSPVGEAPYPVLGVFAALVSGAAYALSAEAAAPLSLRLDTLTMTTTTTCVAAMVLVPVGLVIPWASGEGILTTDLGSWALIGYLGAVTMALAYALLFAGLRTTPSGAVVVATLLEPVTAVVIAVVFLGERLTVAGVVGVVLIMAAIGSLGRHSKEPAPQ, from the coding sequence ATGGCGACAACGGAAACCGAGCCTGTTCAGGCGTCCGCGGGCAAGGGCAGAGGGCTGGTCCTGGTGTGTCTGGCCGGCGTGCTCTGGGGCACGATCGGTCCGGCGATCCCCGTCGTCCACGAGGCTTCGGACCTCTCACCGCTGACCATCGGCGGGTACCGGGCACTCTTCGCCATGGTCGTCTTGGTGATCGCCGCCGCCGTGATGCGGCGGTTGCGCGACTGCGCACGGCTCGGCAGGCGGCATTGGCGGCGAGTGACGGTGGTCGGGGTCTCGACGGCGATCTTCCAGTTGTTCTTCTTCGTGGCGGTCCTGTGGACCGGGGTGAGCATCACCACCGTGGTGTGCCTCGGGTTCGCGCCGGTGCTGTTGCTGATCACCGGCAGCGTCCGACGTCGTCGCCGTCCTTCCGCCGGCCAGTTCCTCACGGTCGCGGTCGCGGTGGCGGGGCTTCTGCTGGTCAGTGTCCTCGGCAGCCCTGTCGGCGAAGCGCCGTACCCGGTTTTAGGCGTGTTCGCCGCACTTGTGTCAGGAGCCGCTTACGCCCTCTCCGCCGAAGCGGCCGCGCCGCTGTCCCTGCGGCTCGACACGCTGACCATGACCACGACGACGACCTGTGTCGCCGCGATGGTCCTCGTTCCCGTCGGACTGGTCATACCCTGGGCGAGCGGCGAGGGGATCTTGACGACCGATCTCGGGTCGTGGGCGCTGATCGGCTACCTGGGGGCCGTGACGATGGCGCTCGCCTACGCGCTCCTGTTCGCCGGCCTGAGGACCACACCCAGCGGTGCCGTGGTGGTGGCGACACTGCTCGAGCCGGTGACCGCCGTCGTGATCGCCGTCGTGTTCCTGGGGGAGAGGCTGACGGTGGCCGGTGTCGTGGGCGTCGTGCTGATCATGGCCGCGATCGGCAGTCTGGGACGGCACTCGAAGGAGCCGGCGCCGCAGTGA
- a CDS encoding pentapeptide repeat-containing protein, with product MVVLAAAGVVGWLLWSWIDSLTLADPEKKATAQLDAVKISASVVVAGGGLFALYLAVRRQRTQELELEARHAELRHRQAELSQRDRTQDHAEQVAETNRLHSERVADDTKKDADARRVTELYSTSVGQLGSDHAAVRLGAMYALERLAQDDPPQRQTVVSVLCAYLRMPYAAPTDTPPGLSDQDHLQERQVRLTAQRLLHGHLIPRYRGQDGATYSMPSFWAGIDLDLTGATLIDFTLTGCAVRTFLADGAKFTGDTQFDWTTFNGPAQFNKATFTGPTRFDNVMFAGPAGFTGSAFEDDSPFGFGDGGHAKPRGNSFSDATFAADTWFSEATFTSFTSFTRATFIGPAQFDKITFSSHAGFTEATFGDIESPLRHKSLLLGTKIDHSFRSATFAGVADFRKARFADPIWFTKATFGETALFDNALIAQAVVSHHSEIAESLERIQGVDKTLRPPGWRLSSDHTTVKGLRDTWHTFQRIEPEPDDRQPA from the coding sequence GTGGTCGTACTGGCGGCGGCGGGGGTGGTGGGGTGGCTGCTGTGGAGCTGGATCGACAGCCTGACCCTGGCCGACCCTGAAAAGAAAGCCACAGCGCAGCTGGACGCGGTGAAGATCTCGGCGTCGGTTGTCGTGGCCGGGGGCGGCTTGTTCGCCCTGTACCTGGCAGTTCGGCGACAGCGGACACAGGAGCTGGAGTTGGAGGCGCGACACGCCGAACTACGCCATCGGCAAGCCGAACTCAGCCAGCGCGATCGCACCCAAGACCATGCCGAGCAGGTCGCCGAGACCAATAGATTGCACTCCGAACGCGTCGCGGACGACACGAAGAAGGATGCCGACGCACGGCGGGTGACCGAGCTGTACAGCACGTCGGTCGGGCAGTTGGGCTCGGATCACGCGGCGGTCCGGCTGGGCGCGATGTATGCCCTTGAACGCCTGGCCCAGGACGACCCACCACAACGGCAGACCGTGGTCAGCGTGTTGTGCGCCTATCTGCGCATGCCTTATGCCGCGCCGACCGACACGCCGCCTGGGTTGAGCGATCAGGATCATCTACAGGAGCGTCAAGTTCGGCTCACCGCTCAGCGCCTGCTCCATGGCCATTTGATTCCCCGATACCGTGGCCAAGACGGGGCCACCTATTCCATGCCGAGCTTCTGGGCCGGAATCGATCTCGACCTTACCGGCGCGACTCTCATCGATTTCACGCTCACTGGATGCGCCGTCCGCACTTTTTTGGCCGACGGCGCGAAATTCACCGGGGACACCCAGTTCGACTGGACGACATTCAACGGCCCCGCCCAGTTCAATAAGGCGACATTCACCGGACCCACCCGATTCGACAACGTCATGTTCGCCGGACCGGCCGGCTTCACCGGATCGGCGTTCGAAGATGACAGTCCCTTCGGATTCGGCGACGGGGGCCACGCCAAACCCCGCGGCAACAGTTTCAGCGATGCGACGTTCGCCGCTGACACCTGGTTCAGCGAGGCGACCTTTACCTCTTTTACCTCGTTCACCAGGGCAACATTCATCGGACCAGCACAGTTCGACAAGATCACGTTTTCCAGTCATGCCGGTTTTACCGAAGCGACTTTCGGTGACATCGAATCCCCGTTGAGACACAAATCATTACTACTCGGAACAAAAATCGACCACTCTTTCCGTTCGGCCACCTTCGCCGGGGTCGCCGATTTTCGCAAAGCAAGGTTCGCGGATCCCATCTGGTTCACCAAGGCGACGTTCGGCGAAACCGCCCTTTTTGACAACGCCTTGATCGCACAGGCCGTCGTATCCCACCATTCCGAGATTGCCGAATCACTCGAGCGGATCCAAGGTGTCGACAAGACGTTACGGCCGCCGGGATGGCGCCTCTCGTCCGACCACACCACCGTCAAGGGCCTGAGGGACACTTGGCATACCTTTCAGCGCATCGAACCCGAGCCTGACGATCGTCAGCCGGCCTGA
- a CDS encoding family 43 glycosylhydrolase, producing MRKWMTRLLVAGVLATSTAAAVTAVDTAAAADGVSTAAAESTFPLADPDTVQAKDGSYVTYGTTVGADVGARCGVTGKLFVPVLVHGSGNTVGVGTCASADALPNGPGSWAEGNIWAPGVVRFGDTYFMYYTASKRGSGQKCLGRAVSGSARGPFTNPVEWACPGNGRWAIDANPFVSGSDMYVAYRDDAITSYPETGISVVRTHSNGMADWATRRDALKSTDIGWETTRMSGGTHVVENPSMFKSADGYWYLAYSGNNWDSVRYATGIARCGTGPLPSTRCTPRQNGAERPYFGYTGTGGLNPYRGMPGNHPGPGGMDFFQAANGQYHAVYHWWNGTRRFPIVAVVLRNDGGFYLN from the coding sequence ATGCGCAAGTGGATGACCAGATTACTTGTGGCCGGCGTGCTCGCCACGAGCACCGCGGCCGCCGTCACGGCGGTCGACACGGCCGCCGCGGCCGACGGTGTCTCGACCGCGGCCGCCGAGTCGACGTTCCCGCTCGCCGACCCGGACACCGTCCAGGCGAAGGACGGTTCGTACGTCACTTACGGCACCACGGTCGGCGCCGACGTCGGCGCCCGGTGCGGCGTGACCGGCAAACTGTTCGTGCCGGTGCTCGTCCACGGCTCCGGCAACACCGTCGGTGTGGGAACCTGCGCGTCGGCCGACGCACTGCCCAACGGGCCGGGCAGCTGGGCCGAGGGCAACATCTGGGCGCCCGGCGTTGTCCGCTTCGGTGACACGTACTTCATGTACTACACCGCGTCCAAGCGGGGCAGCGGCCAGAAATGCCTCGGCCGCGCCGTCTCGGGCAGTGCGCGGGGGCCGTTCACCAACCCCGTCGAGTGGGCGTGCCCGGGCAACGGCCGCTGGGCCATCGACGCGAACCCGTTCGTCTCGGGTAGTGACATGTACGTCGCCTACCGGGACGACGCGATCACCTCGTACCCGGAGACCGGCATCTCGGTCGTGCGCACCCACTCCAACGGCATGGCGGACTGGGCCACCCGCCGGGACGCGTTGAAGAGCACCGACATCGGCTGGGAGACCACCCGGATGAGCGGCGGCACGCACGTGGTCGAGAACCCGTCGATGTTCAAGTCCGCCGATGGTTATTGGTACCTGGCCTACTCCGGCAACAACTGGGACAGCGTGCGGTATGCGACCGGCATCGCCAGGTGCGGCACCGGCCCGCTCCCGTCGACGCGCTGCACGCCCCGGCAGAACGGGGCCGAGCGGCCGTACTTCGGTTACACCGGCACCGGCGGCCTCAACCCCTACCGCGGCATGCCCGGCAACCACCCCGGCCCGGGCGGGATGGACTTCTTCCAGGCGGCCAACGGCCAGTACCACGCGGTCTACCACTGGTGGAACGGCACCAGGCGGTTCCCGATCGTGGCGGTGGTCCTCCGCAACGACGGCGGCTTCTACCTCAATTAA
- a CDS encoding ATP-binding protein — protein MIGRTAELATLSDVVGRPPAVAFLEGEAGAGKTTLIGALAKAVRGRNLWMAVGTCQPLEEPFPYGPLLDCLGRAGDRVGHPDPVTGALRGHLPELADLLPPAPPPLDRPEAERHRMFRAVCALVRALGQAVLVVEDVHWADEDTRQVLRFLLADPPPGLSLVMTYRREELPGDAPLGPVVHPPLEVTTVHLGLRPFEEPEVRALIETVTSVGVSESFATAVLHRTGGIPFVVAETARALRGGLGDTRGEDAVARRLLATVGVPVLVKESLLERLNRLSEPERAVAEAAAVLGDAAPAEILTAVARSPGVHPVVSLVRAGVLTEGPPNRYGLRHDMARRAVYAALPGPRRRELHGAAARVLVDVAGWPVARLAEHCAEAGMPREWLRYSESAADVAAEANDMSAAADLLSRVVSDRDVPAEDLNRLAAKLCGYALAGLPDADVLTRIEALQSDPRLVTDVRGEVRLCFGTLLVRESRLDRGCAEIAHAIELLGDQPERVASGMALLSVPYLDIVTATEQREWLPRLEDLLAQLPRRPARTAVLATVLGGRLIVGDPAGWDRIPLLPAPDDIDDPAEIRHLARAHTNLADACSWIGRDGQGRTFLRTGLALASRAGAPYVVATAEATAARLDWLAGEWSGLAERAQALIQVYSHLPHITNELHLVVGWLAAARGDWLTAEHGFHAALDIHPTAVIPVAVAAAGGMAAMLLSREDTAARGHAERGLALLRAKGSWAWTAEIVPQAVACYLADDETGDARQLVAEAEEGLNGIDAPSAWTALTVCRAHVAAAVGERDDAERHYRDAQLRYDELGQRYRAAQCADKAARVTGAEPAVFRELAVTFDALGATVDAARCRHHVRSTGTVIPSVRGRRSYGTQLSPREHDVARLLANGHTNREIAQALFISRRTVEDHVANVLRKLAAPSRHDVRL, from the coding sequence ATGATCGGCCGGACCGCGGAACTGGCCACCTTGTCCGACGTCGTCGGCCGTCCGCCCGCGGTGGCTTTCCTGGAAGGTGAGGCGGGAGCCGGAAAGACCACCTTGATCGGCGCGCTCGCGAAGGCGGTGCGCGGCAGGAACCTGTGGATGGCCGTCGGTACGTGTCAGCCGCTGGAGGAACCCTTCCCCTATGGACCGTTGCTCGATTGCCTCGGACGAGCCGGGGACAGGGTGGGCCATCCCGATCCGGTGACCGGAGCACTCCGCGGACACCTGCCCGAACTGGCCGACCTCCTGCCCCCTGCGCCGCCACCGCTGGACCGTCCGGAAGCCGAGCGCCATCGGATGTTCCGCGCGGTCTGCGCGCTGGTGCGGGCGCTCGGGCAGGCCGTGCTCGTGGTCGAAGACGTGCACTGGGCGGATGAGGACACCCGGCAGGTGCTGAGATTTCTGCTCGCGGATCCACCGCCCGGACTGTCACTGGTCATGACCTATCGGCGTGAGGAACTTCCCGGTGATGCCCCGCTGGGTCCGGTCGTGCACCCGCCGCTCGAAGTCACCACCGTGCATCTCGGTCTGCGACCGTTCGAGGAGCCGGAGGTGCGAGCGCTGATCGAAACCGTGACAAGCGTCGGCGTTTCGGAGTCGTTCGCGACCGCGGTTCTGCACCGGACCGGTGGCATTCCTTTCGTGGTGGCCGAAACGGCCCGCGCGCTGCGTGGCGGGCTCGGGGACACCAGGGGCGAGGATGCGGTGGCGCGCCGGCTCCTGGCCACCGTCGGCGTACCTGTCCTGGTGAAGGAGTCGCTGCTCGAACGACTGAACCGGCTGAGCGAACCGGAGCGCGCGGTCGCCGAGGCGGCGGCCGTGCTGGGCGACGCGGCGCCGGCGGAGATCCTCACCGCGGTCGCGAGGTCTCCCGGAGTGCATCCGGTGGTGAGCTTGGTCCGCGCGGGTGTGCTGACGGAAGGCCCGCCGAACCGGTACGGCCTCCGGCACGACATGGCGCGTCGGGCGGTGTACGCGGCCCTGCCGGGGCCTCGTCGGCGGGAGTTGCACGGCGCCGCGGCGCGCGTGCTGGTGGACGTGGCCGGATGGCCGGTCGCGCGGCTCGCCGAGCACTGCGCCGAAGCCGGAATGCCGCGAGAGTGGTTGCGGTACAGCGAAAGCGCCGCGGACGTCGCGGCCGAGGCGAACGACATGTCCGCCGCGGCGGACCTGCTCTCCCGGGTGGTCTCCGACCGCGACGTGCCCGCCGAGGACTTGAACCGGCTGGCCGCGAAACTCTGCGGGTACGCACTGGCCGGGCTGCCTGACGCCGACGTGCTCACCCGGATCGAGGCGTTGCAGTCGGACCCCAGATTGGTCACCGACGTACGCGGCGAAGTGCGCCTCTGCTTCGGCACCCTGCTGGTGCGCGAGTCCCGGTTGGACCGCGGATGTGCCGAAATCGCCCACGCGATAGAACTTCTCGGCGACCAGCCCGAGCGCGTCGCGTCCGGGATGGCGCTGCTCTCCGTGCCCTACCTCGACATCGTCACCGCAACCGAACAGCGGGAGTGGCTTCCCCGGCTGGAGGACCTGCTCGCTCAGCTGCCGCGGCGCCCCGCGCGCACGGCGGTATTGGCCACTGTGCTCGGTGGGCGGCTCATCGTCGGTGACCCGGCCGGCTGGGACCGGATCCCCCTGCTGCCCGCGCCCGACGACATCGACGACCCCGCTGAGATCAGGCATCTCGCGCGGGCCCACACCAACCTGGCCGACGCGTGCTCATGGATAGGCCGGGACGGGCAGGGACGAACGTTCCTGCGGACGGGGTTGGCACTGGCCTCCCGCGCGGGCGCCCCTTATGTGGTGGCGACAGCGGAAGCCACCGCGGCGCGGCTGGACTGGCTGGCGGGCGAGTGGTCCGGGCTCGCCGAGCGCGCGCAGGCGCTGATCCAGGTCTATTCCCATCTTCCGCACATCACGAACGAACTGCACCTGGTCGTCGGCTGGCTGGCCGCCGCGCGCGGCGACTGGCTGACCGCCGAACACGGATTCCACGCCGCCCTGGACATTCATCCGACGGCGGTGATCCCGGTGGCGGTGGCCGCGGCGGGCGGGATGGCCGCCATGCTCCTCAGCCGGGAGGACACCGCGGCTCGCGGCCACGCCGAACGCGGGCTTGCCCTTCTCCGTGCGAAGGGCTCCTGGGCGTGGACCGCCGAGATAGTCCCCCAGGCCGTCGCGTGCTACCTCGCCGACGACGAGACCGGTGACGCGCGGCAACTCGTCGCGGAGGCCGAGGAAGGGCTGAACGGCATCGACGCGCCCTCGGCGTGGACCGCGCTCACGGTGTGCCGGGCGCACGTGGCCGCCGCGGTGGGAGAACGGGACGACGCGGAGCGGCACTACCGTGACGCGCAGCTGCGCTACGACGAACTCGGGCAGCGGTACCGCGCCGCGCAGTGCGCCGACAAGGCCGCTCGCGTCACCGGCGCCGAGCCCGCGGTGTTCCGTGAGCTGGCCGTCACGTTCGACGCCCTCGGCGCCACCGTCGACGCCGCCCGGTGCCGTCACCACGTCCGCAGCACCGGCACCGTCATACCTTCCGTCCGTGGCCGCCGCAGCTACGGCACGCAGCTGTCACCGCGCGAACACGACGTCGCACGGTTGCTGGCGAACGGCCACACCAACCGGGAGATCGCTCAAGCCCTGTTCATCTCGCGGCGCACCGTCGAGGACCACGTCGCCAACGTACTCCGCAAACTCGCCGCGCCCTCTAGGCACGACGTCCGGCTCTGA
- a CDS encoding S8 family serine peptidase: MTLGLFGIAAALVAVSPAASAATPESDVVQARQPLAGRYIVVLRDGAQAASQGGAASLTRRYGGAVVDTYALTLNGFSVRDLSERQARRLAADPAVKTVHQDGVARAAGEQPNPPSWGLDQIDQRTKALDKKYVYPNTGEGVTAYVVDSGVGIRHTEFEGRAAHGRDFIDNDNDASDCFWHGSHVAGTIAGKTVGVAKKAKVVAVRSLGCGGSGPDSATVSGLEWVAANGSKPAVVNLSLVMDTVGVGDAQVKALVDKGFVVAVAAGNNGQDACTASPGRTPEALTVGWINQGGGRSGNYGKCVDLFAPGGNIHSTDHTGGYRTGSGTSMASPHGAGAAALYLAANPGATPQQVRDALVRNASPGLVTDPGAGSPDALLYTGFIGGGTPPRCGAESNDEDVAIPDAGAAVGSTVTQRSCDGKASATLAVRVDIDHTYSADLAIDLVGPSGATWPLKRAGGIGDAGGVHQTFTVDASGENANGTWKLQLRDIHRFDTGTLTGWSITF, translated from the coding sequence ATGACGTTAGGTTTGTTCGGCATCGCGGCCGCACTGGTGGCGGTGAGTCCCGCCGCGTCGGCCGCGACGCCCGAAAGCGACGTCGTGCAAGCCCGGCAGCCCCTTGCCGGTCGCTACATAGTCGTCCTCCGGGACGGCGCGCAGGCAGCCTCGCAGGGCGGGGCCGCGTCGTTGACCCGGCGCTACGGCGGTGCGGTGGTCGACACCTACGCGCTGACTCTGAACGGTTTCTCGGTCCGAGACCTGAGCGAGCGGCAGGCCCGGCGCCTGGCCGCCGACCCGGCTGTGAAGACGGTGCACCAGGACGGCGTCGCCCGTGCCGCCGGAGAGCAGCCGAACCCGCCGTCGTGGGGGCTGGATCAGATCGACCAGCGCACGAAGGCCTTGGACAAGAAGTACGTCTATCCCAACACCGGCGAGGGTGTCACCGCCTATGTCGTCGACTCCGGCGTGGGGATCCGGCACACCGAGTTCGAGGGAAGGGCCGCCCACGGCCGCGATTTCATCGACAACGACAACGACGCGAGCGACTGCTTCTGGCACGGCTCGCATGTGGCGGGCACCATCGCGGGCAAGACCGTCGGCGTCGCCAAGAAGGCCAAGGTGGTCGCGGTCCGCTCGCTGGGCTGTGGCGGTTCCGGACCGGACTCGGCGACCGTCAGCGGACTGGAATGGGTGGCCGCCAACGGGAGCAAACCGGCCGTGGTCAACCTGAGCCTGGTTATGGACACCGTCGGTGTCGGCGACGCTCAAGTGAAAGCGTTGGTGGACAAGGGGTTCGTGGTCGCGGTGGCCGCGGGCAACAACGGCCAGGACGCCTGCACGGCCAGCCCCGGCCGCACCCCCGAAGCATTGACCGTCGGCTGGATCAACCAGGGTGGCGGCCGTAGCGGGAACTACGGGAAGTGCGTCGACCTGTTCGCCCCGGGCGGCAACATCCACTCCACCGACCACACCGGCGGCTACCGTACCGGCAGCGGTACCTCGATGGCGTCGCCACACGGGGCGGGTGCGGCGGCGCTGTACCTCGCCGCGAATCCCGGCGCGACACCACAGCAGGTACGCGACGCGCTCGTCCGCAACGCCTCACCGGGTCTGGTCACCGATCCCGGCGCGGGCTCGCCGGACGCGCTGCTCTACACCGGGTTCATCGGCGGAGGCACGCCGCCCAGGTGCGGTGCCGAGTCCAATGACGAGGACGTGGCCATCCCCGACGCCGGAGCCGCCGTGGGCAGCACCGTGACCCAGCGCAGCTGTGACGGCAAGGCTTCGGCGACACTGGCCGTCCGGGTGGACATCGACCACACCTACTCCGCGGACCTGGCGATCGACCTGGTCGGACCGAGCGGGGCCACGTGGCCCCTCAAACGAGCCGGTGGAATCGGCGACGCCGGCGGTGTGCACCAGACCTTCACCGTGGACGCCTCCGGCGAGAACGCCAACGGCACCTGGAAGCTCCAGCTGCGCGACATCCACCGCTTCGACACCGGCACCTTGACCGGCTGGTCGATCACGTTCTGA
- a CDS encoding trypsin-like serine protease, protein MRTARLITAVAMALAVITLPAIETANAEPSATAATPTDQLRAPDLGTRVVNGQRTTVRENPYIIAGLRAGGGGPQGQSCTASVVGKRKIITAAHCMIDVGGAKSYLYGDDDLNTPGDETFRTPVASYKVHPRYTGPNSWQTGYDVAVITTEADLPVPENQWAKVAGSGDAGLTAPGKSGTAVGYGRTSAGGGSGTLYKTTMPVNDANTCQVFNVRVNPDLMVCVGYDDGRTATCSGDSGGPFIVDGVIVGVVSWGASGCDRYSIMARLTNEMGDWARGEIGGTQPGDGKFGVSLSPSAGKVEPGKYISTSVVTKAGDTGPEKLDLAATGLPAGATATFQPGSSLDSGDVAKLTVETAASTPKGTHRITVTAKGASGTKSADYTLTVGEGGTTEGPKPAVSPGAGTVKSGSFVDATVTVTGGTGTSTLTATGLTLNPMFQPSTVAPGGTSRMSIAAPFQPGTYKITITATDSTGKTGTAEYSLTVQ, encoded by the coding sequence ATGAGAACAGCACGTCTGATCACAGCCGTCGCCATGGCACTGGCCGTGATCACCTTGCCCGCGATCGAGACGGCGAACGCCGAGCCCTCCGCGACCGCCGCGACACCCACCGACCAGCTGCGGGCCCCGGACCTGGGGACCCGGGTGGTCAACGGACAACGGACGACCGTGCGGGAGAACCCCTACATCATCGCGGGCCTCCGAGCGGGTGGCGGCGGCCCACAGGGGCAGTCCTGCACCGCTTCCGTCGTCGGCAAACGCAAGATCATCACCGCGGCGCACTGCATGATCGACGTCGGCGGCGCGAAGAGCTACCTCTACGGTGACGACGACCTGAACACCCCAGGTGACGAAACGTTCCGCACGCCTGTCGCCTCCTACAAGGTGCACCCCCGCTACACCGGCCCGAACTCCTGGCAGACCGGCTACGACGTCGCGGTCATCACCACCGAGGCCGATCTGCCCGTGCCGGAGAACCAGTGGGCCAAGGTGGCCGGATCGGGTGATGCCGGACTGACCGCACCGGGGAAGTCGGGCACCGCCGTCGGCTACGGACGCACGTCGGCCGGTGGTGGATCCGGCACGCTGTACAAGACCACGATGCCGGTCAACGACGCGAACACCTGCCAGGTGTTCAACGTGCGGGTGAACCCCGATCTCATGGTGTGCGTCGGGTATGACGACGGGCGAACCGCGACCTGCTCCGGCGACAGCGGCGGGCCCTTCATCGTGGACGGCGTGATCGTCGGCGTCGTCTCGTGGGGCGCGAGCGGATGCGACCGCTACAGCATCATGGCCCGGCTCACGAACGAGATGGGCGACTGGGCCCGAGGTGAGATCGGCGGCACGCAGCCCGGTGACGGGAAATTCGGCGTCTCCCTCAGCCCGTCGGCGGGCAAGGTCGAGCCCGGCAAGTACATCTCGACCTCCGTCGTGACCAAGGCCGGCGACACGGGACCCGAAAAGCTCGACCTGGCCGCGACCGGACTGCCCGCCGGCGCGACGGCCACGTTCCAGCCCGGCTCGTCCCTCGATTCCGGCGACGTCGCCAAACTCACCGTGGAGACCGCGGCGAGCACTCCGAAAGGCACGCACCGGATCACCGTCACGGCGAAAGGCGCGTCCGGTACCAAATCCGCCGACTACACCTTGACCGTCGGCGAGGGTGGAACCACGGAAGGACCCAAACCGGCCGTCTCACCCGGTGCGGGAACGGTGAAATCCGGTTCGTTCGTCGACGCGACCGTCACCGTCACCGGAGGAACGGGCACCAGCACACTCACCGCGACGGGCCTGACCCTCAACCCGATGTTCCAGCCGTCCACTGTCGCACCGGGCGGTACGTCACGCATGTCCATAGCCGCGCCGTTCCAGCCCGGTACCTACAAGATCACCATCACCGCCACGGACAGCACCGGTAAGACCGGTACGGCCGAATACAGCCTCACCGTCCAGTGA